One part of the Odontesthes bonariensis isolate fOdoBon6 chromosome 13, fOdoBon6.hap1, whole genome shotgun sequence genome encodes these proteins:
- the lrit3a gene encoding leucine-rich repeat, immunoglobulin-like domain and transmembrane domain-containing protein 3a, which produces MRRLLCVHVFLCCLSMAAPFCPSHCTCVFHGRTDGAGTRSVLCNDPDMSDIPVNVPVDTIKLRVEKTAVRRIPTEAFYYLVDLRYLWITYNSVTSIDTGSFYNLKVLHELRLDGNMISVFPWESLKEMPRLKTLDLHNNRLTMVPTEAIPNLLNITYLDLSSNKLTTLPSDLMDIWPPFNGLTVSSNASQKIILGLQDNPWFCDCKISKLIEISKMADTPVVLMDLFLTCVAPENLAGVLFQRAELENCVKPSVMTSATKITSSLGSNVLLRCDASGSPTPKLYWTNSDGSPVNNAVQESPGEGINWSIMSLHGIEFKDAGNYNCKAKNVAGTAEATISVSIAGSISTTTPPPQPGVGAGPAVQNVTLTPPTVVSNSPIIMSTVLPRSSTTLAGVQRKPKTSPGNGSQKGSLKETKNQQGGDGRKLAADEKSKKSDASQSIKDLKIVEETTDSAVLLWTAGGKPNNAPLTVVYSPYGEDDSKRTLETKAGSGKVLLDGLSPGMRYSVCLVAKGSAAGKDPCIDFYTLDNIEDGGQNQFFIIISSIACVLVLPLIVFLVYKILALYCKGDNTALDEEELEKESYVKFETISMKQRALNVHPSELWARRATHDSERLLLCSRSSIDSQMTYKSEGSRFEYLC; this is translated from the exons ATGCGTCGACTTCTCTGTGTGCATGTATTCCTATGCTGCCTCAGCATGGCTGCTCCCTTCTGTCCATCCCATTGTACCTGTGTTTTTCATGGGCGCACTGATGGAGCAGGAACCAG ATCTGTGCTCTGCAATGACCCAGACATGTCTGACATCCCTGTGAATGTCCCCGTGGACACGATCAAACTTCGTGTGGAGAAAACTGCAGTGCGGCGAATCCCAACAGAAGCCTTTTACTACCTAGTGGACCTACGATACCTGTGGATTACCTACAATTCCGTAACCTCAATAGATACAGGAAGTTTCTACAACCTAAAAGTGCTCCATGAGCTTAGACTTGATGGAAATATGATTTCCGTTTTCCCTTGGGAGTCTCTGAAAGAGATGCCCAGGCTGAAGACACTGGATCTCCATAACAACAGGCTCACGATGGTTCCCACTGAGGCAATCCCCAATCTCCTCAACATAACCTACTTGGATCTATCCAGTAACAAATTAACTACCCTGCCCTCTGATCTCATGGATATATGGCCACCCTTTAATGGACTAACCGTCTCTTCTAATGCCTCTCAGAAAATCATCTTAG GCCTCCAGGACAATCCCTGGTTCTGCGACTGTAAAATATCCAAGCTCATTGAAATTTCCAAAATGGCTGACACACCAGTGGTTTTGATGGATCTCTTCTTGACTTGTGTTGCACCAGAGAATCTGGCAGGTGTCCTTTTTCAGCGCGCTGAGCTTGAAAATTGTGTAAAACCGTCAGTGATGACATCTGCAACCAAGATAACATCTTCTTTGGGAAGTAATGTTCTCCTGCGATGTGATGCCTCTGGATCTCCGACCCCAAAACTTTACTGGACCAACTCAGATGGCTCACCAGTCAATAATGCAG TCCAGGAGTCACCGGGGGAAGGCATCAACTGGTCCATCATGAGCTTGCATGGAATAGAGTTCAAAGATGCTGGGAACTACAACTGCAAAGCTAAGAATGTTGCTGGCACCGCAGAAGCCACAATTTCTGTCTCAATTGCTGGAAGCATAAGCACAACCACCCCTCCACCACAGCCTGGAGTCGGAGCTGGACCAGCCGTCCAAAACGTGACACTTACTCCGCCAACGGTCGTTTCCAACTCACCAATTATAATGTCCACAGTCCTCCCAAGATCATCAACAACACTTGCTGGTGTCCAAAGGAAGCCCAAAACGAGCCCCGGCAATGGCTCACAGAAAGGCTCACTCAAGGAAACAAAAAATCAGCAGGGAGGTGATGGGCGAAAACTTGCAGCGGATGAAAAGAGCAAGAAAAGTGATGCATCACAGTCCATTAAAGACCTGAAAATTGTCGAGGAAACCACTGACAGTGCAGTGTTGCTTTGGACTGCAGGTGGAAAACCAAATAATGCTCCGCTTACAGTTGTATATTCACCCTACGGTGAGGATGACAGTAAAAGGACATTGGAGACGAAAGCTGGCAGTGGGAAGGTGCTCCTAGATGGACTGTCACCTGGGATGAGGTACTCAGTTTGCCTGGTAGCTAAAGGTAGCGCTGCTGGTAAAGATCCTTGCATTGACTTCTACACTCTGGACAACATAGAAGATGGTGGGCAGAATCAGTTTTTTATTATCATAAGCAGCATTGCCTGCGTTTTGGTTTTACCTCTTATTGTTTTCCTGGTCTATAAGATTCTTGCTCTTTATTGCAAGGGAGACAACACCGCTTTGGATGAGGAGGAGTTAGAAAAAGAAAGCTATGTCAAGTTTGAGACTATTTCAATGAAACAAAGAGCTTTGAATGTACATCCATCTGAGCTCTGGGCAAGACGGGCAACCCATGACTCAGAGCGACTGCTGCTTTGTTCCCGGTCAAGCATAGACTCCCAAATGACCTACAAGAGTGAAGGCTCCCGGTTTGAATATCTATGCTGA
- the gpm6aa gene encoding glycoprotein M6Aa — protein MEEDMDEGQTQKGCLECCIKCLGGIPYPSLIATILLYAGVALFCGCGHEALSGTVTILQNYFEVVRSPVDALDVFTMIDIIKYVIYGIASAFFVYGILLMVEGFFTSGAIKDLYGDFKITTCGRCVSAWFIMLTYIFMLAWLGVTAFTSIPVFIYFNIWNICQNATVLEGATLCLDPRQYGIVPIAEAKTVCAGSEKFYKMCDSNELDMTFHLFICALAGAGAAVIAMIHYLMVLSANWAYVKDACRMQKYEDIKSKEEQELHDIHSTRSKERLNAYT, from the exons ATGGAAGAAGACATGGATGAGGGGCAGACCCAGAAAG GATGCCTCGAATGCTGCATCAAATGCCTGGGAGGGATCCCATACCCTTCCCTCATAGCCACCATCTTGCTGTATGCGGGCGTGGCCCTGTTCTGTGGTTGCGGACATGAAGCGCTGTCCGGCACCGTCACCATCCTCCAGAACTACTTTGAGGTGGTGAGGAGCCCTGTGGATGCGCTGGATGTCTTCACAAT GATTGATATTATCAAGTACGTGATCTATGGCATTGCTTCAGCTTTCTTCGTCTATGGCATCCTGCTGATGGTGGAGGGATTCTTCACCAGTGGAGCCATTAAAGACCTGTACGGAGACTTCAAGATCACCACCTGTGGACGCTGTGTCAGCGCTTGG TTCATCATGCTGACTTACATCTTCATGCTGGCTTGGCTTGGGGTGACTGCTTTTACCTCCATCCCAGTCTTTATATATTTCAACATCTGGAATATTTGCCAAAATGCCACTGTGCTAGAGGGGGCCACACTCTGCCTGGACCCACGCCAGTACG GTATCGTGCCAATTGCTGAGGCGAAAACTGTGTGTGCTGGATCAGAGAAATTCTACAAGATGTGTGATTCGAATGAG CTGGACATGACGttccatctgttcatctgtgcTCTCGCTGGTGCAGGAGCTGCTGTAATTGCCATG ATCCACTACTTGATGGTGCTGTCTGCCAACTGGGCCTACGTGAAAGATGCCTGCCGAATGCAGAAGTACGAGGACATCAAGTCAAAGGAGGAGCAGGAGCTTCATGACATCCACTCCACTCGCTCCAAGGAGCGTCTCAACGCCTACACATAA